DNA from Rhizobacter sp. J219:
CGCGGGCCGCCGGGCGCCGAAGAGCCGGCGCAGGTTGTGCGTGATGCTGCCGGTGCCCATCACCAGCACACCCTCGTGGCGCAGCGCGGCCAGCGCCTCGCCGAGGGCGAACTGCTGCGCCGGCGGCAGCGTCGGCACCCAGGCGAGCGGCAGCACCGGGATGTCGGCCGCGGGGAACATGAAGCGCAGCATGGTCCAGATGCCGTGGTCGAGGCCGCCTTGGTCGACGCGGTGCACCGGCCAGCCGGCGGCAGCCAGGCGCTGCTGAACCTGCGCGGCGAGTTCGGGCGCGCCGGGGCTGTCGTAGCGCAGTTGGTAGAGCGCGTCCGGGAAGCCGCCGAAGTCGTGCACCGCGTGGTGCTGCGCCCCGGCCAGCAGCACCGGCTCTCGCGCGAGGCTGTGCGCCGAGACGGCGAGGATGGCGCGCGGCACGCCGAAGCGCTCGGCAATCGCCGGCCCGAGCCGCTGCAGGAAGGGGCCGGTGGCACCGGGCTCCAGGGCCAGCATCGGCGAGCCGTGCGAGAGGAAGAGGGCTGGGAAAGTTCGCGTGTCCATGCGGTTCATTGAAGCACCTGCCCCCCGGGCGGCGGTTCTGGGAATTTGCATGCTGTGTTCAGCCCTCGCGGGGCGCACGGCCCGCTGCCCTAAAGTGCACAGCGTCGTCCGCTTCAGCGTCACCCCATGACCCCTCGTCCTCTCCAGCCCCTTCATCGCCTTGTCCTGCTGGGTGCGGTGCTGATGTGCAGTGCCACGCTCGTGGTGGCACAAAGTGGCCGCCCGGCCGAGCCCCTGCCCACCGAGCAGATGCGGGCGCTGGCGATGGTGTACGACCTGCTCAAGACCTCGCTGGCCGAACCGACCGGCGGTGACAAGCTGCTGATCGGCGCCATTCGCGGCATGGTGCGCGAGGCCGATCCCGAAGGCGGCGAATACTTCACCGAAGAGGAGTTCAAGGCCTTTCGCAGCGGGGCCCAGGGCGGGCCCGCCGGCATCGGTGTGGAGGTGGCCCGGCGCGGCTACCAGACGGTGGTGATGCCGATCGCGGGCCAGCCGGCCGACGTGGCCGGTGTCA
Protein-coding regions in this window:
- a CDS encoding dioxygenase, giving the protein MDTRTFPALFLSHGSPMLALEPGATGPFLQRLGPAIAERFGVPRAILAVSAHSLAREPVLLAGAQHHAVHDFGGFPDALYQLRYDSPGAPELAAQVQQRLAAAGWPVHRVDQGGLDHGIWTMLRFMFPAADIPVLPLAWVPTLPPAQQFALGEALAALRHEGVLVMGTGSITHNLRRLFGARRPALDAPEAADSAAFRGWMHERAQARDWEALFAYRQQAPHAPEMHPTDEHLLPWYVAAGAGGREAAPQRLHEAVTYGSLGMDAYAFGTEAAGLAA